A segment of the Corylus avellana chromosome ca2, CavTom2PMs-1.0 genome:
CATTCCTCCAACCAAACAGAACGCATTTAACAATGCAAGTGTTGCTATAATGGTAAACATTGGGGAAGAAGCACCGAACTCCATGAGCTCTTCCTCGTATCTCTGTGAAACATCATCGTCAGCCACCTTTGCCGTGACGACAAAGGCCGACTTTGTGAACCCCAGTAGTTTTAGGATGTTGTCAAAGaatccaaagaaaaaggaactaGTTCTTTTAAACAGCCACATCCTTTGATCATTCCACCAGCCTAGGAATGTGCCCCCCAACCAAACATATTCTCCAAGACAGTATGCGCGGTGGACAGAGATGACAAATGCAAATGGTAGGATCCATGGATTTGAAATCTGTTAATCAGTGCATGCATGCAAGATAATTAATTGTTAACAATCAACAATAGGCAAAGTTCCATTCAAGTAATAAGTATTGTACCTCTGGAAACAAGGAGATGCCTCTAAGCAGGCATAGGGATGGCACAACGACGTAGTATAGAGTAGGCAAGCAAGTTGGAGCCCATAGCAAATAGATACAGTATGACAGTTGATGCTTCAGGGGAGTCTTTTTGTAGCCATGCACAAAGGGACAGTACCTTGAGGCAAAGATCTGAAAATCACCTTCACTCCATCTCTTATGCTGTACAAGTGACTGCAGTAGTGTTGTGGGAGCAACTCCAAGGAACCCCTTCCTTTCCGGGTTGAAATATATTGACCTCCAACCTCGACAATGTATAGCTAATCCTGTGATGACATCTTCTACTGCACAACCATATTTCAAACCCATCTGCAAATCATATATGTGTGTGAGAGAGCTTCATGTACATgaggttaattaattatgagtaattctatttagtaaactgttatatgACTGTCACAAGTATAACCATCcactaaatagcattttttgGAGTGTTGTTTTCATAggtagaaagagagagggagagagagagagagagagacctccTTTCCCCACTGAGTGTTGTTTTCATAGGTACAACTTGCAAGAACTTTGCATGTTTCTTCTAGAACACTCGCACTCTCTTCTACCTTTCTATCATTCCATTTCCCTCCCTTCCAATCTGCCTTAAATTCCTTGCCGTACTTGTGCCCATAAAGAGTGTCTCTTCTGTGAAAGCACCCGGTACCAATATACAAAGGCCCTCCATGCCCATCAAATCCTGGAATCTCCACCTTTTGTCGCCATGCATACAAAAAGTAGAAATTCCATTAAGATCTTCTCTCTCATTAGAAACATACAGGTTTAATTAATACACATGTTTGAATCATtgtaagttgtttgttaatgctcgCTCACCTCCATAATTACGTTCAAGGAGCTACCGTAAACATCATTCTTTGTAATGTTCTCGAACGCCTGTGGAAACTGTACGAAGCCAATCTCATGACCATTTTCTTCATCCATAAAAAAGCACACAGCATCTCTCGCTGAGTCTGAATTGTTTGAGTACATGTCGCAGTCCACATTAAGAATTATCGGACCATTGCTTATCCGCGATGACACCCTTatctgtttttattattattatttccataAAACATACAAAAGCTATTAACACATGAATTCTATGGCCATGGATATGAAGCTTAAGTTGCATGTGGAGTGGATATATATGATGTATGGCTTACCAGTGCATTCATGGCTCCTGCTTTAAAGTTATGGTGGTACTGGGGTTTCTTTTCACGTGCCAAGTATACCAGAGTTGGCAAAGGTTGTCCATCAATATCTACAGCCTTGGGGTCTTTTCCATTAATAAGTATCTATGAATTGAAATAGtaacaattaattgattaattctATTAAGCAAGCAGGAAAATTGGGTAAATTTTAGAggtgtaaattaattaatattaattccATGATTTCAGTGACAACGTAGAAAGTACTTGAATAATGGTTTGATGATCACGTCGGCTTGAAACCTTGTTCCACTCACTAAATCCCTTGTGCTCTTTACGTACTTCTTCTGAAATTTGGCCTCGCTCTGTAGTCGTCTCAATCCGTTTCTTCATGTCTTCATATGATGTCTGTAACATGAAACcggatattattttctatccCTGtgtgaattaaaaataaaagaaagatttttttttaaaatttttactaaaaaaaaaggatgctTGTCACTTGACTTTCAGCAAACGAATTCGCGAGACACAATAGGGGTGACAATTGGTGTTTATGTGTCATATTCTTTTATGTAGGTCAATTATCATAACCTGACCTAATTAATTAGACGGGCTGGTCAAACCCTTTAATactaaccttttaattttatatggaGTACATGTCGGGTATTGTCAATCCTTAATGCCTCATGTCGGGTTCGAGTCGTATTACTAGTGATGTGACCttgaattaaataaaatataataataaggtatattttttagtttctatataccatcattttattatatataaaaagtatgatgcaaaattaaaattaaaataaaatattttataatataatataaaatattttatcacaAATCGTTTCACAGTAATTCAATCTCAAGCTTTGATCATTTGATACCTTTTATCCAAACATCTGTGGTTTGGC
Coding sequences within it:
- the LOC132170306 gene encoding cellulose synthase-like protein E6, which codes for MEINDHLPLFVTKSAKGRIPLQIYAFSILVGICLIFVYRVSYIPAKEEAGRWVWIGLFLSELWFSFYWFITMVVRWNLIYRSTFKDRLSLRHEKALPGIDIFVCTADPMIEPPSMVINTVLSVMAYDYPPEKLSVYLSDDGGSDLTFYAMVEASRFSKIWLPFCKKFKVEPRSPEAYFRTAAEPLEDPAMAKEWSSIKTSYEDMKKRIETTTERGQISEEVRKEHKGFSEWNKVSSRRDHQTIIQILINGKDPKAVDIDGQPLPTLVYLAREKKPQYHHNFKAGAMNALIRVSSRISNGPIILNVDCDMYSNNSDSARDAVCFFMDEENGHEIGFVQFPQAFENITKNDVYGSSLNVIMEVEIPGFDGHGGPLYIGTGCFHRRDTLYGHKYGKEFKADWKGGKWNDRKVEESASVLEETCKVLASCTYENNTQWGKEMGLKYGCAVEDVITGLAIHCRGWRSIYFNPERKGFLGVAPTTLLQSLVQHKRWSEGDFQIFASRYCPFVHGYKKTPLKHQLSYCIYLLWAPTCLPTLYYVVVPSLCLLRGISLFPEISNPWILPFAFVISVHRAYCLGEYVWLGGTFLGWWNDQRMWLFKRTSSFFFGFFDNILKLLGFTKSAFVVTAKVADDDVSQRYEEELMEFGASSPMFTIIATLALLNAFCLVGGMKRVIMQKEMQNLLSHPFALQILLCGVLVIINLPVYQGLFLRKDNGRMPTSITQRSIMFALLACAFALY